One part of the Rutidosis leptorrhynchoides isolate AG116_Rl617_1_P2 chromosome 1, CSIRO_AGI_Rlap_v1, whole genome shotgun sequence genome encodes these proteins:
- the LOC139890481 gene encoding protein FAR1-RELATED SEQUENCE 5-like, whose amino-acid sequence MGIILNKNTQKYKVTDFVREHNHMLHTPETMHMMSSQRKISQVQVMEIDLVNDSWIKTKASYELMSRRGGGKSSVGYTYIDQKNYIGRKRQRELKYGEAGTLLMYFQQQSLDNPSFFYATQLDSEEQITNIFWDDARMFMDYSYVVTFDTTYKTNNQYRPLGVFIGFNHYKGITVFGGSLLYDETIKSFEWLFRAFLEVHNNKKPINVFTDQDQAMASALVNVMANVHHGLCTSHIMQNAIMHVGNIVKDDRRLLKDFKKCMYQYDDQQKFEKKWETIIDYYNVKENTWLKGMPSTQLSESLNGKLKDYWNCELNILDFFKNFVRVLEDKRYNEWKAGFDSRQKLPRVRMHKFPLLQRVARVYTPSVFELFQEEFDWSL is encoded by the exons ATGGGTATTATATTGAATAAGAATACACAAAAATATAAGGTAACTGATTTTGTACGTGAGCATAATCATATGCTTCATACTCCCGAAACTATGCACATGATGTCATCACAAAGAAAGATATCCCAAGTTCAAGTAATGGAGATTGATTTAGTAAATGATTCCTGGATTAAGACCAAAGCATCTTATGAGCTGATGAGTCGACGCGGAGGAGGAAAATCTAGTGTTGGCTACACTTATATAGATCAGAAGAATTACATTGGAAGAAAGCGACAACGCGAATTAAAATATGGTGAAGCTGGAACTTTATTGATGTACTTTCAACAACAATCACTAGATAATCCATCCTTTTTTTATGCAACCCAATTAGATAGTGAAGAacaaataacaaatatattttgggaTGATGCAAGAATGTTTATGGATTATAGTTATGTAGTTACTTTTGATACTACTTATAAAACTAACAACCAGTATCGACCTTTAGGTGTATTTATTGGTTTTAATCACTATAAGGGAATAACTGTGTTTGGGGGTTCACTTCTATATGATGAAACTATTAAATCTTTTGAGTGGTTATTTAGGGCATTCTTAGAGGTACATAACAACAAAAAACCAATTAATGTTTTTACTGATCAAGATCAAGCAATGGCAAGTGCCCTAGTTAATGTTATGGCAAATGTACATCATGGTTTATGTACTTCGCACATTATGCAAAATGCTATAATGCATGTGGGCAATATTGTGAAGGATGATCGTAGGCTTCTTAAGGATTTTAAAAAATGTATGTATCAATATGACGATCAACAAAAATTTGAGAAAAAATGGGAAACGATAATTGATTATTACAATGTTAAAGAGAATACATGGTTGAAAG GAATGCCAAGCACACAACTTAGTGAAAGTTTGAATGGTAAATTAAAGGACTACTGGAATTGTGAACTGAATATTCTCGATTTCTTTAAGAATTTTGTGAGGGTGTTAGAAGATAAGCGTTATAATGAGTGGAAAGCTGGGTTCGATTCTAGGCAAAAGTTACCGAGGGTGAGGATGCATAAATTTCCGTTGTTACAGCGGGTTGCCCGGGTTTATACTCCATCTGTTTTTGAATTATTTCAAGAGGAGTTTGATTGGTCATTGTAG